From the genome of Vagococcus entomophilus:
GATGAGCCAACCAATCATCTTGATACTCAAAGTGTTGAATGGTTGGAACGCTATCTGGCGCATACCAAAGCAGCCTGTCTGGTGATTTCACATGATCGCCGATTTTTAGATAATGTAGTAGAAAATATCATTGAAGTCGAGGATGGAGCAGTTTTTACCTACCCAGGAAATTATACGCGGTATCAAAAATTAAAAGCAGAACGAGAAGCGCTAATTCAAAAAAATTACGAACTTCAGAAAAAAGAAATTCAAAAAATTAAATTAGCAATTCGTCGATATCGCCAGTGGGGTAACGAAGGAGATAATGAAAAATTTTTCAAACGAGCCAAACATCTAGAAAAACGTTTAGAAAAAATGCAAGGAGTCAAACGACCAATTGCTCAAAAGAGAAAATTAGGACAAAAAAATCAGTCTTTCACTCGGTCTGGAAAAGAAGTTTTAAAAGTGTGTCAGCTTTCTAAATCTTATGAAGATAGATTATTATTTGAAGCAGAAGATTTTACGATTTATTGGCAAGAACATTTAGCCTTAATAGGAAAAAATGGTAGTGGCAAAAGCACTTTTTTTAAGATGCTGTTAGGGATTGACCGGCCCACTCAAGGAGAAATTTGTTTGGGAAGTGGTGTGAAAATTGGTTATTTAGCACAAAATATCCTATATTCGGAACCAAAGAAGACCGTATTAACTTATTTTCAAGAAACCGTGGGGGAAGAAGAAAGTGCCAGAAGAGTTCTGGCGCAGTATGGGTTTTATCAAGAGGATGTGACTAAGCGTCTAATCGATTTATCTGGGGGCGAAAAAATCCGCCTCGAGTTAGCCAAATTATTTCAACAAGAGATTAATCTACTAATCTTAGATG
Proteins encoded in this window:
- the abc-f gene encoding ribosomal protection-like ABC-F family protein, yielding MLVQLNNVTKNFGGAPILEEVSIQINDGQKIGIIGSNGSGKSTIFKLITGAEQATKGTVSCQKKLSIGSIKQETIVSDLSVSAYLLSSFSDIHQLGDQLRTLEAQMCQTNSDLEKIMGKYARVQEAYEQKGGYILEERITTVLKGLGLAKKATTCLNLLSGGEKVLVQLAHILLLDVDLYLLDEPTNHLDTQSVEWLERYLAHTKAACLVISHDRRFLDNVVENIIEVEDGAVFTYPGNYTRYQKLKAEREALIQKNYELQKKEIQKIKLAIRRYRQWGNEGDNEKFFKRAKHLEKRLEKMQGVKRPIAQKRKLGQKNQSFTRSGKEVLKVCQLSKSYEDRLLFEAEDFTIYWQEHLALIGKNGSGKSTFFKMLLGIDRPTQGEICLGSGVKIGYLAQNILYSEPKKTVLTYFQETVGEEESARRVLAQYGFYQEDVTKRLIDLSGGEKIRLELAKLFQQEINLLILDEPTNHLDIETREEIESYLKEFLGTILVTSHDRYFIDKLFKQCLVIEEKRLWKQTTRDKN